The sequence GTGTCGCCTTACGTGTTTGTACGGCGCCACCACTACCGGGTAACAGGCCGAAGCAGCTTCGTCCCGCACCGGGTCGTACTGATCTCTATGCCCAGACCTGCGGCTTGCCGCACTCGAACGATCGATAGGCTGAGCCCGAACGTGTCGCCCCCATAGGAGGACCCCCAGTGACCGACGTCACCACCAGTGCCCAGCATGCGGCCGGTTGGCTGGACGCCAACTGGCAGGCCTGGGTCGAGGGGGCAGTGCGCATCATTCTCATCGTGGTGCTCGCGCTGGTGCTGCGGGCGGTGGTGCGCAAGCTGATCGACCAGTTCATCCACCGGATGACCCGGGAGGCGGAGAACTCGGACACCGAGACCAGCAGCCGGCTGGGCGGGCTGCTGGTCAACACCGAGCGGCGGCAGCAGCGCTCGGCGGCGATAGGTTCGGTGCTGCGCAGCGTCGCCTCCTTCTCGATCATGGGCACGGCGGCCCTGATGGTGCTCTCGGGCGTCGGCGTGGACCTGGCTCCGCTGCTGGCCAGCGCCGGGGTGGCCGGGGTGGCGATCGGTTTCGGTGCCCGCAACCTGGTCACCGACTTCCTCTCCGGGGTCTTCATGATCATGGAGGACCAGTACGGCGTCGGCGACGAGATCGACATGGGCGTGGCCACCGGCACCGTGCTCGAGGTGGGCCTGCGGGTGACCAAGCTGCGCGGGGCGAACGGCGAGATCTGGTACATCCGCAATGGAGAGGTCAAGCGGATCGCCAACATGAGCCAGGGCTGGTCGACCGCCACCGTGGACGTGCAGGTCGGGTACCGGGAGGACCTGGACCGGGTCAAGGACCTGATCCTGGCGACGGCGGCCGAGCTCGTCAAGGACAGCCCGTGGGACGAGCTGCTCTGGGAGCCGGTGCAGGTACTGGGCGTGGAATCGGTGGCGGCGGACACCGTGGTGCTGCGGATCGAGGCCAGGACCATGCCGGGCCAGGCGGCGCTGCTCACCCGGGAACTGCGGCTGCGGCTGAAGAACGCCTTCGACGCGGCCGGGATCAAGCTGAAGGAGGAGGCCTCGGCGGCCACCCCCAAGCCCACCACCCCGGAGGCGCTGGCACCGTCCGCGCTGGCCGACCCGGCCTCGGCCCGTTCGCTGGCCTCCCGCCCGATCCCGCCGCCCTCGCCGGAGGAGCAGGCGGCCTTCGGCAAGCTGCCCTGACGGGGGGGTGCCCGCTGCCGGAATCGGCGGCTGTCCGGTCCGCTAGTCTCCGTGCGTGAATCTGATACGAGCGGGGTCCGGTGCGCGAGGGCGTCGCGCCGACCGGACGCAGGGCACTGCCAAGGGACCGTCCCGGCTGGGCTGGCTGGACGCCCTGCGGGGGATCGCGGCGCTGGCCGTCGCGCTGCAGCACTTCGACATCACCACCCTGGTCTCCTGGGGCGGCGACGTGCGGCAGAACTTCGACCTCGGCGTGTACGGCGTCATGCTCTTCTTCATCGTCAGCGGCTACATCATCCCGGCCTCGCTGGAGCGCCGGGGTGATGTGCGGGCGTTCTGGGTGGGCCGGGTGTTCCGGATCCATCCGGCGATGATCGTCACCATCGCGGTCTGCGTGCTGGCGCTGCCGGCGAGCAAGCAGGCGGTGGACCTGTTCCAGCACCCGCACGCGCCGATGGCCCTCGCGGCGAACTCGATGATGCTGCAGGACCTGCTCGGGGTGACCAGCGCGCTGCGGGTGATGTGGACACTCACCTACGAGATGATCTTCTACTACCTGGTCAGCGCACTCTTCGTGCTCGGCTGGCACCGGCGCAGCGCCGGGATCGCCACCGGCCTGGCCGGGGTGGCACTGCTGCTCGGCACCTCGATCACCACCATGACCATCTCGGTGAACTCCGGCAGCACCCGGCACCTGGTGCTCGCCGTGCTGGTGGTGGTAGCGACGGCGATGGTCGCGATCCTGACCGGCAGCCGGACGCTGATCCGGACCGGCTCGCTGATGCTGGCGGGGGTCGCGCTGGTGCTGGTGCTGCTCAACGGCCGGGCTCCGGCGTTCGAGACCTTCATGATCTTCGCCACCATGTTCGCCGGCACCGTGGTCTACCGCGGCGAGCAGGGCCAGATCGACCGGGTCCTCGCCTGGCTGGTCTGCGTCTTCGTGGCGGTGGCCGGCTTCCTGGTCGGCTGGCTGTACAACCGGGGCAGCTTCGCCAACCAGACCTGGACCGCCGGCTGGGTGGCCTGGAGTTCCTCGTACGCGCTGGCCTGGGCCTCGTTCGGCCTCTTCATGCTGCTGCGCAAGCGCCGCTTCCCGCGGGTGCTCACCTGGCTGGGCGCGATCAGCTTCTCGGTCTACCTGGTGCACGTGCCGATCCTGATGGCGATGGGCGGCCCGGTGGCCCGGCCCACCTTCACCGCGCCGCTCTCGCAGAAGGTGCTGTGGACGGTCGGCTTCTTCGTCTTCGTGCTGCTGGCCGCCGAGCTGCTCTACCGGCTGGTGGAGATCCCGATGCAGAAGGTCGGCAAGCGGGTGATCAAGGCACTGGACCGGGCCACCGGCGGCGCCGTGAGCCCGGCCGGGATTCCGGCGCAGAGCGCGGCCGGGTCCGAGCCCGAGCCGGTGCCGGTCGGCGCCCCGCAGGGCTAGGGCCTCTCTCAGAGCCGGCCGATCCGAAGCCCCGCACCCTGAAGTCAGGGTGCGGGGCTTCGTCGTATCCCCGACCCGTCGTATCCCCGACCCGTCGTGTCCCCGACCGGTCATCTCCGCGATCCCTCGTACCCGTATCCGCGTCGGATCCATTGACAGCCCAGCGATTGTTAGTAAAGTTTCCAATCGCCAGCCCGCAGTGAACGAGGGTGGCAGTCCCGGCGGCCGACGGAGGAGGATCAGCACGTGAACGACACCACCCGCCCCGCGGCCGCCCCCCGTCCCGGCACCCCCAGTCGCCTGCGTGCCATCAACGACCGCGCCGCCCTCGACCTGCTGCTCGAGCACGGCCCGCTCTCCCGGACCAGGATCGGCGCGCTGACCGGCCTCTCCAAGCCGACCGCCTCCCAGCTGCTGGCCCGCCTGGAGGCCGCCGGGCTGGTGGTCCCGGTCGGCACCACGGCCGGCGGCCCGGGCCCCAACGCCCAGCTGTACGAGGTGAACCCGGCCGCCGGCTACGTCGCCGGACTGGATGTGACGCCCAGTCAGATCCGGTTCGCGGTGGCCGACATCACCGGGCGCACGCTCGCCGAACACCTGCTGCCCACCCCTGGCCGGCAGGCCGCGGGCACCGTGAGCCGGGTCGCCGACGGGCTGGCCGAGACACTGCGCCTGGCGGGCCTGGCCCCCGGCAGCCTGAGCGAGATCACCATCGGCACCCCCGGCGCGCTGGACCCGCAGACCAACAAGCTGCGCTACGCCGCTCACCTGCCCGGCTGGCACACCTCGGGCCTGACCGCCGAGCTGACCGGGGCGCTGGGCGCGCCGGTCGCGATCGAGAACGACGTCAACCTGGCCGCCGTCGCCGAGCAGGCGCTCGGCTCCGCCCAGGGGTGCGAGGACTTCGTGCTGCTCTGGGCCGAGGAGGGCATCGGTGCGGCGATCGTGATCGGCGGCCGGCTGCACCGCGGCTTCACCGGCGGTGCCGGTGAGGTCGGCTACATGCCGGTGCCGGGCGCGCCGGTGGTTCGCAACGTCCGCCGGGAGAACTCCGGCGGGTTCCAGGAACTGGCCGGCGCCAACGCCGTGCTGGCCCTGGCCAAGCAGTACAAGCTGTCCGCGAGGACGGCCGAGGCGGCGATCGCCCGCGCGCTCGAGACCCCGGGCGCGGGCGAGGAGTTCCTGGCGGTGCTGGCCAACCGGCTGGCCACCGGGCTGGCCGCGGTCGTCGCCGTGATCGACCCCGAACTCGTCGTGCTCTCCGGCGGGATCCCCACCGCCGGCGGCGAGCGGCTGCGCGAGCTCGTCCAGGACGAGCTCACCGGTCTGGCCGTCCCGCGGCCCAAGCTGCTGAGCAGTACCGTGCAGGGCTCCCCGGTCCTGCACGGCGCCCTGCAGCGGGCCCTCGCCGCCGCACGGGAGAGGGCCTTCACCACCGCCTGAGCCGCAGCCGCCGACCTGCATCACCATGCTCCGTCACCACGCACTGCCTCCCCCAACCCCCGCCGGGCCGTCGGGCGATGCCGCCTGCCCCCGTACCCCCTGGAGGACCCGTGTCCAACCCCCGCAGCCCGCGCGGCCGCCGCCCGGTCGCCGCGCTCGCCCTGAGCGCCGCCGTCGCCCTGCTGGCCGGCGCCTGCACCGGCAGCAACTCCACCGGCAACAACGACGCCTCGGCCGCCGGCAAGGACGTCACCCTCACCTTCTGGCACGGGTGGAGCCAGGACAACGAGACCAAGGCGATCGACGACAACATCGCCGCCTTCGAGAAGGCGCACCCGAACATCCACGTCAAGGTGGTCGCCAACATCACCGACGACAAGATCGACCAGGCGCTGCGGGCCGGCGGCCCGGACGCGCCGGACGTGGTGTCCTCCTTCAGCACCGACAACGTCGGCAAGTTCTGCAGTTCCAAGGCCTGGATCGACCTCAACCCGATGCTCCAGCGGGACCACATCGACCCGGCCTCGACCTTCCCCGCCTCGATGCTCAAGTACAGCCAGTTCCAGGGCGACCAGTGCTCACTGCCGCTGCTCGGCGACGCCTTCGGCCTGTACTACAACAAGAAGGCCTTCGCCGCCGCCGGCATCACCCAACCGCCGAAGACGCTCAGCGAGTTCGACGCCGACGCGGTCAAGCTGACCGTTGCCAACGGGGACAGCTACCAGCAGCTCGGGTTCATGCCGGACTACCACGGCTACGAGTCGGCCCCCGCGCACTACCTCGGCCAGTGGGGTTCGAGCTACTTCGGCGCCGACGGCAAGTCGGACCTGGCCGCCGACCCGACCGTGGCCGACATGCTGAACTGGCAGAAGAACCTGGTGAACAAGCTGGGCGGCTTCGACAAGCTGGAGAAGTTCCGCACCTCCTTCGGTGACGAGTTCAGCGCCAAGAACCCGTTCGAGACCGGCCAGGTGGCGATGGCCATCGACGGCGAGTGGCGCACCGCCTCGCTGAAGGCCGACAACCCCGGCATCGACTGGGCCACCGCCCCCTTCCCGGTGCCGGACGCACTGGCTTCCACCTACGGGCGCGGCTACCAGACCGGCACCATCGTCGGCATCGCCCGCAGCAGCCAGAAGCAGGCCGCCGCCTGGGAGTTGGTGAAGTACCTGGCCACCGACACGGACGCGGTGGTGAGCTTCGCCAACGCCATCCACAACGTGCCGAGCACCAATGCCGCGCTCAACTCCCCCAAGCTGGAAGCCGATCCGAACTTCAAGGTGTTCCTGGACATCGCCCGGAACCCCAACACCTCCACCACTCCGCCGAGCATCAACGGCGGTGCCTACCAGGTGAGTCTGCAGAACTTCGCCTACGACGTGGAGGCCGGCAAGCAGAGCGACCTGAAGGCGGGCCTGGCGGCCACCGACAAGGAGATCGACGCCGCCGTGGACCAGGCCAAGTGAGCAGCACCATCGCCGTTGCGCCGGCCCTTCGCCGCAAGCGCCGCCGGCAGACCCTGCGCACGCTGGCCTTCCTCTCCCCCTGGCTGATCGGCTTCGGCGTCTTCTTCGCCTACCCGCTGGTCTCCACCGTGTACTTCTCCTTCATGAAGTACGACGGCTTCAGCGCCCCCGTCTTCACCGGCCTGAAGAACTGGAACTACGTCTTCAACCACTACCCGTTCTTCTGGCAGGGCCTGCGCAACACGCTCTGGCTGGTGCTGGTGATGGTCAGCCTGCGGGTGCTCTTCGGGCTCGGCATCGGGATGCTGATCACCAAGGTGAAGACCGGCGCCGGCTTCTTCCGCACCGCCTTCTACCTGCCCTACCTGGCCCCGCCGGTGGCGGCCACCACGGCCTTCGCCTTCCTGCTCAACCCGGGCACCGGGCCGGTCAACCACCTGCTCGGCTCACTCGGCCTGCCGCAGCCCGGCTGGTTCAACGACCCCGACTGGTCGAAGCCGGCGCTGAGCCTGCTGGCGCTGTGGGGCATCGGCGACCTGATGGTGATCTTCATGGCGGCGCTGCTGGACGTGCCGCGCGAGCAGTACGAGGCGGCCGAGCTGGACGGCGCCCGGGCCTGGCACAAGTTCCGCTACGTGACCTACCCGAACATCTCGCCGATCGTGATGTTCGCGGTGGTCACCGGGGTGATCCAGACCATGCAGTACTACACCCAGGCGATGGTGGCCGGGAAGGTCGCCAGCGGCGTGATCGGCGGCTCCGGGCAGCAGTTCGAGCCCGGCTACCCGCACGGCTCCACCTGGACCCTGCCGCAGATGGTCTACAGCCTGGGCTTCCAGCGCTTCGACACCGGCTCGGCCTGCGTGGTGGCCCTGGTTCTCTTCGGCCTCTCGATGGCCTTCACCAGTCTGCTGCTGCGCCGCCGGGCCGGCTTCGTGACGAGCGAGGACTGACCGAATGACCGCAATCACGCTGAGCGCCAAGCCCACCGCCACCGTGGGCCTGGCGGTGGCCCGCCGCCGCGCCGCACTGCACTGGGTGGCCGTGCACTCGATGGCCGTGGCCGCCGCGCTCTTCTTCCTGCTGCCCTTCGTCTTCGTCTTCCTCACCTCGGTGATGACGGACCGTCAGGCACTGACCTCGGACCTGTGGCCGCAGCACTGGCAGTGGTCCAACTACGCCAAGGTCTGGAACACCCCGGGCTTCCTGGTCTGGTGGCGCAACACCCTGCTGTACGCGGGCCTGGGCACCGCGCTGACCGTGGTCTCCAGCGTGCCGGTCGCCTACGCACTGGCCCGGTTCCGGTTCCGCGGCCGCAACCTGGCGCTGATGGCCGTGGTCTCGATGATGATGCTGCCGCCGCAGGTGACTGTGGTCCCGATGTACCTGTTCTGGGCCAAGCAGCTCCATCTGAGCGGCTCGCTCTGGCCGTTGATCATCCCGATGGCCTGCGGTGACGCCTTCACCATCTTCCTGCTGCGGCAGTTCCTGCTGACCATCCCCAAGGAGTACGTGGAGGCCGCCCGGGTGGACGGCTGCGGGGAGCTGCGCACCCTGCTGCGGGTGATCCTGCCGATGGCCAGGCCCGCCGTCGCGGCGGTCGCGCTCTTCCAGTTCTTCTACTGCTGGAACGACTACTTCGGGCCGCAGATCTACGCCAGCGAGAACGAGGGCGCCTGGACCCTCTCCTACGGACTGGAGTCCTTCAAGGGCGCCCACCACACCAACTGGAACCTCACCATGGCAGCAACCCTCCTGGTCATGGCACCCGTCATCGTTCTCTTCTTCTTCGCGCAAAAGGCCTTCATCGAAGGCGTCACACTGACAGGGGTCAAGGGCTGATGTCTCTCAAACTCGCCATCGTCGGCGGCGGATCCACCTACACTCCCGAACTGATCGACGGCTTCGCCCGGTTGCGCGACAGCCTGCCGATCGGGGAGCTGGTGCTGATCGACCCGGCCGCCGAACGGCTGGAGCTGATCGGCGGCCTGGCCCGGCGGATCTTCGCCAAGCAGGGCCACCCCGCCACCGTCTCCACCACCACCGACCTGGACGCGGGGGTGGCCGACGTGGACGCCGTCCTGCTGCAGCTGCGGGTCGGCGGGCAGGCGGCCCGCAACGAGGACGAGACCTGGCCGCTGGAGTGCGGCTGCGTCGGCCAGGAGACCACCGGCGCGGGCGGGTTGGCGAAGGCGCTGCGCACCGTGCCGGTGGTGCTGGAGATCGCCGAGCGGGTCCGCCGGGCCAACCCGGACGCCTGGATCGTGGACTTCACCAACCCGGTGGGCATCGTCACCCGGGCCCTGCAGACCGCCGGACACAAGGCGGTCGGGCTCTGCAACGTGGCCATCGGCTTCCAGCGCAAGTTCGCCCAGCACCTCGGTGTGGCACCGGAGTTGATCCGGCTCGACCATGTCGGGCTGAACCACCTGACCTGGGAGCGCGGGGTCACCCTGCTCGACGCGCCCGGGGGCATGACCGGGCGCGAGGTCCTGCCGGAACTGCTGGCCGGCTTCGGCAAGGAGATCGCCGAGGACCTGCACCTGCCGCTGCCGGTGATCCGGCACCTGGGCGTGGTGCCCTCCTACTACCTGCGCTACTTCTACCAGCACGACGTGGTGGTCGCCGAGTTGCGCGAACAGGGCTCGCGGGCCGCCCAGGTGGCGGCGATCGAGCAGGAGCTGCTGGCGCTGTACGCCGACCCCACCCTGGACACCAAGCCCGAACTGCTGGGCAAGCGCGGCGGTGCCTTCTACTCGGAGGCCGCGGTGCAGCTGATCGCGGCGCTGCTGGGAACGGCCGGCGAGTCCGACATCCAGGTGGTCAACACCCGCAACGGCGGTGTGCTGCCCTTCCTGCCGGACGACGCGGTGATCGAGGTCCCGGCCGTGGTGGACGCGAACGGGGTGCGGCCACTGCCGCAGCGCCCGGTCGAGCCGCTCTACGCGGGCCTGATCGCCAACGTCACCGCATACGAGCACCTCGCCCTGGAGGCCGCGCTCAAGGGCGGCCGGGGACGGGTCTTCGACGCGCTGCTCGCGCACCCGCTGGTCGGCCAGATCGAGCTGGCCGACCAGCTCACCGACCGACTGCTGGACCACAACCGCGGGCACCTGCCCTGGGCCTGACACCAGGTTGGACCCGCTGGTCCGGTCCGACCGATCCTGCCGGGCAGCCGCCCGGGCGACGCCCGCTCTTCGGGGCCGCCGTCGACAGGATCGGCCGAACCGGCCCCACCACCCCGGCCGGACGACCGGGGTCCGCACGAAGCCGGGGCCCCCGGCAAGGAGAGAAATGGACCTCCAGCCGCCGCACCTGGCCGGCGTGCTCGCCATCGACGCGGGCAACAGCAAGACCGACGTCGCCCTCGTCGCCGCCGACGGCACGCTGCTCGGCACTGCCCGAGGCGGCGGCTTCGCGCCGCACCTGCTCGGGCCCGAGGCGGCGGTCGCGGGCCTGGCCCCGCTGGTCGCGGCGGCGGCGGCGCAGGCCGGGCTGCCGACCGAGGGTCTGCTCGGCGAGGGGCTGCTGTCGGGGGGCGAGAGTGGGGTGGCCGAGGGCGGGGTGGCTGCGGCCGCAGCGGAAAGCCGCTCCCTCGGACGCCCGCTGGTCAGCCATGTGCACGCGTGCCTGGCCAACGCCGACCTGCCGGTGGAGGAGCAGGCGCTCGCCGACGCCCTGCTGGCCCGGCACTGGGGCGCCTCGGTCGCCGTCGCCAACGACACCTTCGGCCTGCTCCGGGCCGGCACCGACACCCCGTTGGGCGTGGCCGTGGTCTGCGGCGCTGGGATCAACTGCGCCGGCCTGCTCCCGGACGGGCGCACCGCCCGGTTCCCGGCGCTCGGCCAGCTGACCGGCGACTGGGGCGGTGGCGGCGGACTGGCCATCGAGGCCATGTGGCACGCCACCCGGGCCGAGGACGGCCGCGGCGAGCCGACCGCCCTCGCCCCCGCCATCGCCGGGCACTTCGGGTTGCCCAGCGCCGTCGCCGTCGCCGAGACGGTCCACCTCGGCGAGATCGGATCCGAGCGGCTGCACGAGATCGTGCCGCTGATCTTCGCCTGCGCCGAGGCCGGGGACCCGGCGGCGCTCACCCTGATCGACCGTCAGGCAGCCGAGATCGTCGCCCTCGCCCGGGTCGCGCTCGGCCGCCTGGACCGGCTGGACGCCGCCACCCCACTGGTCCTCGGCGGCGGCGTGCTGGCCACCGGCCACCCGTTGCTGCTCGACAACCTCTACGCCCGACTGCGCACCGCCGCCCCGCTCGCCGAACCGCGGATCGTCACCGCTCCCCCCGTGCTCGGCGCAGCCCTGCTCGGTCTGGACCGGCTCGGCACCGGAGCCGACCCGCAGCGCCGACTGCGCGCGGCGTACGGGAGTGTGGGGATGGCGGCCTGACGGATCGTCGGATCTGGGTCCACTGGCCGAAAACCCCTAGGCGGCGGCGACCACTGGGGCTGCTACCTCCTCCTCCCGGACCGCGAGGGTGCGGACCGACCGGCTGGTCAGCGCCGCGCAGGTGGCCAGCAGGATCAGGGCGCCGGCCGCGAGCAGGGTGGCGTGGGTGCCGAAGCGGCGGGCCAGCGGCCCGATCGTCATCTCGCCCAGCGGTAGCGCGAGGAAGGAGCCGAGGGCGTCGAAGGAGTACACCCGGGCCAGCCGGTCCGCCGGGATGTTCTGCTGCAGCGACAGGTCCCAGGCCACGCCGAAGAACTCGATCGCGAAACCGGCCGCGAACATCGCAGCGGCCAGCACCACCGCACCCGGCCGCTGGGCGAGGGCCAGCACCGGGACGGCGTAGACCAGCACCGCTCCGACGCCGACCAGCAGCGCCCGGCGGATCCGCAGCCGGGCCACGAAGAACCCGGCCAGCACCGCGCCCGCCATCTGCGAGGCGAGGACGATGCCCCAGGCGGTGCGGCCGATGGTGGCGTTGGCGATCCCCGGACCGATCACCGAGACCGCGCCGGACTCCGCCGCGTTGACCAGCATGAACTGCAGCACCACCACCCAGACCCAGGTCCGAGAGCGGAACTCCCGCCAACCCTCCCGCAGTTCGGCGAGCGGGTGGGAGGCCGCCGCGTTCTCCTCCGCCTTCTCCCCCGCCGTCTCCCCCGCCGTCTCCTCTGCCGTCTCCCCCGCCGTCTCCTCCGATATCGGACCGGCCGTCGGCAGCCGAACCGCGAAGTAGCTGCCGGCCGCCGCCAGCAGCACCATCGCGTCCACGCCCAGCGCCCAGCCGGGGCCGACCGCCGCCGCCAGCAGACCACCGAGCGAACTGCCCGCGATGATCCCCAGGTTGACGCCCATCCTGGCCAGCGCATTGGACGGGCGCAGCTCGTCGGCCGGCACCGTCTGCGGCAGCAGCGCGGCCGCCGCAGGCAGTGAGAGCGCCGCGAGCACGCCGTTGACCAGGCTGAGCCCGAGCAGCAGCGGCAGCGAGGCGAAGTGCAGCAGCACGCTCACCGCCAACACGCCCTGCACCAGCGCGGATCCGAACGCCGTCCCCTGCAGGATCACGGCTCGCCGCACCCGGTCGGCCAGCACCCCGCCGAACAGCAGCGCGGCCACGTTGGCCAGCGAACGCGCGCCGACCACCAGACCGAGATCGGTCAGCGAGCCGGTGAGGTCCAGTACCGCGAAGGAGAGCGCCACGGGGGCCATCGAGTTGGCGAGCACCGCGCAGGCGCGGCCGGTGGCCAGGTAGCGGAACGGGCGGTGGCGCAGCGGGGCCAGGGTCTGGTTCTTCACGCCTCGTCCTTCTGTGTCTGCGGCCGCTCCATCTCGAAGAGCACCACGGTCGCGGCCACCCGGACCGTGCCCGGCGTGTGCGGGCGCTGCGCCGCGTCGTGCAGCAGCATCCCCAACTCGCCTGCCTTGTCGATCGCCTGGTTCCACACCTGTGGGTCCACCCAGAGTTCGGCGTCGGACATCGCCCCGCGCGCGCCGACCAGCCGCTGCGCGGTGCGCCGCCGCAGCTCCTCCGCCAGCGCGGCGGCCAGCAGTTGGTGCTCTTCGGTGGTCCGGGCCGAGACCCGGTTGCCGCTCTCCGGGTCGTGCCGGTACCGCTTGGCCTTCCCCCCTCTCACCTCGACCTCCTCCACCAGGTCCAGCAGCCCGACGGCATGCAACCGCCGCAGGTGGTAGCTGACGTTGGCCTGGGTCTCGCCGAGCTCGCGGGCGGCTTCGGCGGCGCTCATCGCCTGGTTGGTGAGCAGCGAGAGCAGGCGCAGCCGCAACGGGTGGGCGAGCGCGCGCAGTTCTTCGGTGGGCATGGCAGCAGGATGCGGGCGGCGCACCGGGACCGTCAAACGATTATTTGGAGGTACGGGTCGGCCTGCTCGCGAGCAGGTTGGCCGCCGGCGATCAAGGAGGCGGAGATGCCGCAGAACCGGCGGGCCAGGGTCCACAGACAGGCCCTCCGGCGACTCCGGCCGGACCAGCAGCGCAGCGAGCACTGGCAGGCGCAGACACCCAGGTCGGTGCGAGCGCGAGTACGACGGGTCTGGCCGATCCGGGCGGTCGGGGTGGCCGCACTGGTGACGTCGGCGCTGGAGCTCGCCGGGATCGTGCTGCTGCTGGTCCTGCTGCCGGGAGCCGTCGCCGACACCCGGAGCTACACCACCGCTCCGACCTGCCCGCAGGGCACCGCCGCCGGGGCCTGCTCAACCAGGGTTGGCGGTCAGGCCTGAACCCTGCCCTGCTAGCCCTGCCCTTCGTGTCGCCGCCGGCGCCAGAGCCAGACGCCCAGCGCCCCCGCCACCAGCACCCCGACCACCACCGCGAGCACTGTGCCCACCAGGTGCTCGACCCGGGCGTAGGCGGCGCCGGCGGCGAAGCCGAGCAGGGTGAAGCCGACGCCCCAGATGATGCCGCCGGCGGCGTTGTAGACGGCGAACCGGCCGTAGGGCATGTGCGAGATGCCGGAGAGGGTCGGGACCAGGGCGCGGAACAGGGCGACGAACCGGCCGAAGAAGACCGCCGCCGGCCCCTTCTCGCGGATGAAGTCGCGCGCCTTGTCGAGCTTCGCCTGATGCTTGACCGCCGCCCGGGTCCCCAACAGGGCCGGCCCGAACCGCCGCCCGACCGAGTACCCGACGGTGTCCCCGAGGATGGCCGCCAGCACCACGACCACGATCAGCACCGGCAGACTCACCCCCCGGTGCGCGGCCGCGATCGTGCCACCGAGCACCGCCGCCGTCTCCCCCGGCAGCACGAATCCCACGAAGAGCGCGTCCTCGGCGAAGACCAGCCCGGCCACCACCGCGTACACCAGCGGCCCGGAGAGCCCCGCGATCCAGTTGGTGATCGAGCCCATGGCCACGCCCCTCTCGTCCGAACCACCGTAGACGATCTCAGCCCCCACCCATCCGCAACTCCCGCCCCACCGCCTCGTCCACCGGATACTGCGTCTCCTCCGCCACCATCCCGGCCGCCCCCGCGCACAACGGGGTTGCGGTCATCGGCCGACTGCGCCGTCTGTCTGCTCGCGCAGGATGTCCGCGTGGCCGACGTGGCGGGCGGTTTCTTCGAGCATGTGGACCAGGAGCCAGCGCATCGAGGGTGGGACGGTTTCGCGCAGGGAGCGGGCGCCGGGGGTGTCGAGGTCGGTGCAGGTGAGGATGACCTCGTTGGCGAGCAGCGTGGTCCG is a genomic window of Kitasatospora azatica KCTC 9699 containing:
- a CDS encoding 6-phospho-beta-glucosidase, with the protein product MSLKLAIVGGGSTYTPELIDGFARLRDSLPIGELVLIDPAAERLELIGGLARRIFAKQGHPATVSTTTDLDAGVADVDAVLLQLRVGGQAARNEDETWPLECGCVGQETTGAGGLAKALRTVPVVLEIAERVRRANPDAWIVDFTNPVGIVTRALQTAGHKAVGLCNVAIGFQRKFAQHLGVAPELIRLDHVGLNHLTWERGVTLLDAPGGMTGREVLPELLAGFGKEIAEDLHLPLPVIRHLGVVPSYYLRYFYQHDVVVAELREQGSRAAQVAAIEQELLALYADPTLDTKPELLGKRGGAFYSEAAVQLIAALLGTAGESDIQVVNTRNGGVLPFLPDDAVIEVPAVVDANGVRPLPQRPVEPLYAGLIANVTAYEHLALEAALKGGRGRVFDALLAHPLVGQIELADQLTDRLLDHNRGHLPWA
- a CDS encoding N-acetylglucosamine kinase; the encoded protein is MDLQPPHLAGVLAIDAGNSKTDVALVAADGTLLGTARGGGFAPHLLGPEAAVAGLAPLVAAAAAQAGLPTEGLLGEGLLSGGESGVAEGGVAAAAAESRSLGRPLVSHVHACLANADLPVEEQALADALLARHWGASVAVANDTFGLLRAGTDTPLGVAVVCGAGINCAGLLPDGRTARFPALGQLTGDWGGGGGLAIEAMWHATRAEDGRGEPTALAPAIAGHFGLPSAVAVAETVHLGEIGSERLHEIVPLIFACAEAGDPAALTLIDRQAAEIVALARVALGRLDRLDAATPLVLGGGVLATGHPLLLDNLYARLRTAAPLAEPRIVTAPPVLGAALLGLDRLGTGADPQRRLRAAYGSVGMAA
- a CDS encoding MFS transporter, which encodes MKNQTLAPLRHRPFRYLATGRACAVLANSMAPVALSFAVLDLTGSLTDLGLVVGARSLANVAALLFGGVLADRVRRAVILQGTAFGSALVQGVLAVSVLLHFASLPLLLGLSLVNGVLAALSLPAAAALLPQTVPADELRPSNALARMGVNLGIIAGSSLGGLLAAAVGPGWALGVDAMVLLAAAGSYFAVRLPTAGPISEETAGETAEETAGETAGEKAEENAAASHPLAELREGWREFRSRTWVWVVVLQFMLVNAAESGAVSVIGPGIANATIGRTAWGIVLASQMAGAVLAGFFVARLRIRRALLVGVGAVLVYAVPVLALAQRPGAVVLAAAMFAAGFAIEFFGVAWDLSLQQNIPADRLARVYSFDALGSFLALPLGEMTIGPLARRFGTHATLLAAGALILLATCAALTSRSVRTLAVREEEVAAPVVAAA
- a CDS encoding winged helix-turn-helix domain-containing protein, yielding MPTEELRALAHPLRLRLLSLLTNQAMSAAEAARELGETQANVSYHLRRLHAVGLLDLVEEVEVRGGKAKRYRHDPESGNRVSARTTEEHQLLAAALAEELRRRTAQRLVGARGAMSDAELWVDPQVWNQAIDKAGELGMLLHDAAQRPHTPGTVRVAATVVLFEMERPQTQKDEA
- a CDS encoding DedA family protein, with protein sequence MGAEIVYGGSDERGVAMGSITNWIAGLSGPLVYAVVAGLVFAEDALFVGFVLPGETAAVLGGTIAAAHRGVSLPVLIVVVVLAAILGDTVGYSVGRRFGPALLGTRAAVKHQAKLDKARDFIREKGPAAVFFGRFVALFRALVPTLSGISHMPYGRFAVYNAAGGIIWGVGFTLLGFAAGAAYARVEHLVGTVLAVVVGVLVAGALGVWLWRRRRHEGQG
- a CDS encoding mycothiol transferase, with product MTPQLPVAPRPDLRPPGIEADERTTLLANEVILTCTDLDTPGARSLRETVPPSMRWLLVHMLEETARHVGHADILREQTDGAVGR